Genomic segment of Streptomyces longhuiensis:
ATTCACCATGTGGGTGAATAGGAATTCACCCGACCTCCCGCCCCCGCCCTCGAGGCGTCCACCGGAGCGTTCATGGAGCCCCCGATAAACCCTGACATACGCCCCGAAACAGCCCCACTGCCCGGTCTGCGCGGCCGGCTGACGATCCCGGTCCTCGCCTTCGGCGGCATCCTCATGGCCGTCATGCAGACCGTCGTGGTCCCGCTGCTCCCCGACCTGCCCCGGCTGACCGGAGCCTCGCCCGGAGCGGTCTCCTGGACGGTCACCGCGACTCTCCTCGCGGGCGCAGTTCTCACCCCCGTGCTCGGCAGGGCGGGCGACATGTACGGCAAGCGGCGCGTCCTGCTGCTCGCGCTGGGCCTGATGACCGGCGGGTCGGTGCTGTGCGCGCTCACCGCCGACATCCGCGTCCTGATCGCGGCCCGCGCGCTCCAGGGCGCGGCCGCCGCGGTCGTCCCGCTCTCCATCAGCATCCTGCGTGACGAACTCCCGCCCCACCGCACGGGATCCGCGGTCGCCCTCATGAGCTCGACCGTGGGCATCGGCGCCGCGCTCGGCCTGCCGCTCGCCGCCCTGATCGTCCAGTACGCGAACTGGCACGTCATGTTCTGGGCGACCAGTGCCCTCGGCGCGCTCGGCCTCGCCCTCGCCTGCTGGGCCGTGCGCGAGTCGCCCGTACGCGAACCGGGCCGGTTCGACACAGTCGGCGCGGCCGGGATCGCCGGCGGCCTCGTCTGTCTGCTGCTCGCCGTGTCGCAGGGCGGCCAGTGGGGCTGGGGCAGCGCCCGTGTGGTCGGCCTGTTCGCCGGAGCCGTCGTGATCCTGGCGCTGTGGTCGTGGCAGCAGTTGCGGGCCGAGCGTCCACTGGTGGACCTCCGGCTCGCCGTCGGCCGCCGCGTCGGCCTGCCGCACCTCGCCGCCCTGATCGCCGGATTCGCCTTCTACGCCAACTCGCTCGTCACGGCACAGCTCGTCCAGGCGCCCAGGTCCAGCGGCTACGGGCTCGGCCTCTCCATCGTGCAGACCGGCCTGTGCCTGCTGCCCAACGGCGTGATCATGCTGCTCCTCTCGCCGGTGTCGGCCCGCGTCTCCGCCGCGCGCGGCCCCCGCGTGAGCCTCGCCATCGGCGGCGCGGCGATGGCGCTCGGCTATGTCGTCCGCATCGCCGACAGCCGCGACCTGTGGGTGATCGTCCTGGGCGCCGCCATCGTGTCGACCGGCACCACGTTCGCGTACTCGGCGCTGCCCACCCTCATCCTGCGGGCTGTGCCCGCGGGCCAGACCGCGTCGGCGAACGGCGTGAACGTCCTGATGCGGACCATCGGCCAGGCCGTCTCCAGCGCCGCGGTCGCCGCGATCCTCGTCCACCACGCGACCGGCGCCGGTTTCCCCTCACTGCGCGGGTATCAGATGGCCTTCGTCATGGCGGGTGCGGTCGCCCTCGTGGTCATAGCGGCGGCGTTCACCGTCCCCGCCGACGCGGCGGACAATGGAGGGCGCAGGTCCGTCAGTGGCACGACCGGGCGGACGGACAAGACCCTCGAAGGAGCGTGACCCCGTGACGAGCCCGGCCCCCACGGCATCCGCCGAGGCGCACTCCGTCCCCGGGGTGACCGAAGACCACCGTTCGGGGCCGGCACGCCGCGACGCCGAGGAGACCAAGGCCGCCATCATCCGCGCCTGCCGCCACCTCCTCGCCCGGCACGCGCACACCGACATCACCCTCAAGGCCGTAGCCGAGCGCGCCGGGGTCAGCGCCCCGCTGATCCTCAAGTACTTCGGCAACAAGGACGCCCTGTTCTCCCAGGTCATGAACTTCGAGGCGGACGTGGAGACCTTCCTCGACGCGCCGCTGGAAGACCTCGGCCGGCACATGGTGCGCCACCTCCTCACCGGCCAGTCCGAGCAGGGCGCCGACCCCATCCTGCGCATCGTGTTCGCCCCGCTCCACGGCGAACAGGGCGACATCCTCCGCGCCAACTTCCGTACCCAGGTCAGCGACCGCCTCGCCGAGCGCCTGCACGGACCGGACACGGGCCTGCGCGCCGAACTCGCCGTCTCGCTGCTCCTCGGCCTCGGCGTCATGTACGGCATCGCGCGCGGCCCCCATGTGCGCTCCGCGCCCATCGAAGAGATCGCCGAACGCTACGGACCAGCCGTACAGGCCCAGTTGACTCCTGGCACACTGGCCGGATGACCACAGCGGAGGAACATCCGGCGGCCACGTCCGACCTGCTCGCCCGCTTTCTGGCCGGTCTCCGCGAGGTGCTGTCCGCCCCGTTCTCGCTGTGGGCGCACGGGTCGCTCGCCGGCGGGGACTACCAGGAAGGGCGCAGCGACCTCGACCTCGTCGCCGTCGTCCCGCGCCCGCTCAAGCCGGACGAGCAGACGCGGCTCACCACGCTGCACGAGCGAATCGACGCCGAACTGCCCCTCGCGGCGCGCCTCCACTGCTCCTACATGCCGCAGGGCGACCTCGACGACCCTGACCGTACGCACTTCACCTGGGCGCACCAGGAGGCCTACGCCCGCACGGTCACGCCCATCACCCGGCGCGAGCTCCACACCTTCGGCCTCGTGCTCCATGGGGACCCGATCGCGGGCACCCTGCCGCCGGTGGACGACCGCACGCTCAGGGAGTACATCCTCGCCGACCTGGCCGGCTACTGGCGGCCCAGGACCGGACGCCGCGAGCTGTGGCTGGAGAACAGCTGGGTCGACCTGGGGCTGATGGTCGTGGCCCGGGCCACGGTCACCCTGCGCGACGGCACCCTCATCAGCAAGGCCGAGGCACTCGCCGTCCTCACCGAACTCGGCGCGCCCGCCGACGTCGTGGCGGACATCGAACGCCGACGGTACGAGGGAGGCCCGGCCGAATCCGACCCCGAGTGGCTCGCGCGGCGGGCGGAGCTGACCCTCGACTGGCTCGCCCCCGCGCTCGACCGCACCGTCGCCGCGCACACCGCCGACGGCTGAGGGCGGGAGCCGGAGAGCCGTCGAGTCGGCGTACCGGAGAGCGGGAGGGGCCGGGGGCCCGTCGATTCGGAGAGGTCGGAGGGCCGGTTTCAGGCGGTCGGATCCGTCGGCAGCCGGTCGAGCTCGATGCCGAACGAGTCGCGGTACGTGTCGAGCACCTCCCGGTCGGACGTGAGCTCCGTGCTGTGGCGCTCGCCGCCGACCGTCGTCTTCAGCGTGCGGCCGCTCAGGGTCAGCCGGCCCTCGTCCGTGACCAGCGAGCAGACCAGCGACCGCGTGAACATGGACTGCGGCGAAGTGGAGTTGTACCAGCAGCCGACCTCGAAGTCCCGCAGTTCCCGCGGGCGTTGGTCGAGGAGGTACTCCGGCACCCCGTCCTTGGAGACGCGCAGGTCGCCCTCCTTCGTCTCGGCGATCCGGAAGACGCCACCCGGATCCCGCTGTTCCCCCCGCTCGCCGAGGTCGAGCGGGAAGTGGCTGTGCGCCCCGAAACCGACGTCCGCGAGCAGATCGGCCCCGTCGACGGTACGGACACGGAGTGCGAGATGGTCGTACGGGATGCCGAGGTGCCCCTCCTTGCCGTACACCCGGGCCTGGAGCAGGGACACCTCGAAGCCCAGCGCGGTGAGCAGCGCCGCGAACCCGCCGTTGAGCTCGTAACAGAAGCCGCCGCGATGGCGGTCCACGAGTTTGGCGACGATCGCGTCCTCATCGATGGAGATGTCCTCGCCCAGGTGGATCGAGAGGTTCTCGAACGGGACCGCCCGCTGGTGCGCGAGGTGCAGGGTGCGCAGTGCCTGTGCGGTCGGCGCCGCGGGGCGGGGCGTCGCGATGCGGCGGAGATAGGCGTCGGTGCGTGAGGCGTCCATAGGGCCAGTCTGGACGGCCGGGCGGCCCTGGGCCACGGGCTGAGGGACCGAATCGGCCCAGGTCGCACGGCCTAGGACCAGCGGACCAGGAACCCCGAGGAGCCGTCCGTCAGGCCGCCCCCGCCACCGGCCGCAGGCGCACCGGGAGTTGGTCGACGCTGTTGCCCACGAAGCCCGCCTTACGCCCGAGCTCCGCGTCGGGCGCGGCCAGATCGAGGTCGGGGAAACGGGTGAACAGGCGCTCCAGGGCGACGGTGGTCTCCAGGCGGGCGAGCGGTGCCCCCAGGCAGTAGTGCGGGCCGTGGCCCAGTGAGAGATGGCGGGCGGCCGAGGCGCGCGTGACGTCGAAGCGGTCCGCGTCCGGGCCGTGCGCACTCCTGTCACGCCCCGCCGCCGAGTAGCCCGCGAGCACGGGAGTGCCCCGGGGGATCAGCGTTCCGTCCACCGTCAGATCCCGCGTCGGGTAGCGGAACGGGAAGTAGCTGACGGGGCTGTCCCAGCGCAGCGTCTCCTCCACCACGTCGGACCAGGACGCCGCGCCCGACTGGACGAGGTCGAGCTGGTCGCGGTGGGCGCACAGCGCACGCACGGCGTTGGTGATCAGGTTCAGCGTCGTCTCGTGCCCAGCGATGATCATGAGGAGCAGGGTGCCGATCAGCTCCTGCTCGCTGAGCCGGTCGCCGTCCTCCTCGCGCGCCGCGATCAGCGCGCTCGTCAGGTCGTCGCCCGGGCGGCTCGTCCGCGACGCGGCGACCGCCGCGAGCACGGAGACCAGCTCACGGTTGGCGGCCACCGCCTCGCGCGGGCCGATGTCGGTGGCCACGACCTGGCCCGACAGGTGGTGCAGCCGGCCTCTGAACTCCTCGTCCACACCCAGCAACTCACAGATCACGCTCATCGGGAGCGGCAGCGCGAACCGCCGCCGCAGCTCCACGACGTCCTCGCCCTCCGACACGGCCGCATCCAGCCCGTCGAGCAGTTCGCCGGTCAGCTCCTCGACGCGTGGCCGCAGGGCCTCGACGCGGCGCGCGGTGAACGCCCGGCTCACCAGCGACCGCAGCCGCCGGTGGTCCTCGTCGTCCGCGGTCGTCATGCCCTGCACGGTCGCGAACGTCATGAGCGGCCAGCCGTCGGGTATACGGCCCTCGCTCAGCGCGGTGAAGTGCCGGGCGCTCTTGGCGACATCGGGGTGCGCGAGGAAGTCCCTGAGGGCGTCGTGGCCGAGGACCACCATGCCCTCGACGTCACCGGGCAGCACGACCGGGGCGACGGCGCCCCGCTCGAGCAGTCGCGCGTTCGCCGCGTGCGGGCAGCCACCGGCCGGGTCGATACGGTGCGGGACCACGGGTGGGATCGTCAACGGAGCTCTCCTGAACGGTCTCGGGAACGCGGAAACGCCGGAACGCGGGCAGGGGACGCACGCCCGCCCCCTACGGACGAACGCACGTACCTCACCTACGGACGAGTACACCTACCTCACGTATGAACACGCGTCTCCGTTCCCAAGTCGTACAGCTTCTCGAGCAGCCAGGCTTCGTTTCCCGCGAGTCCCGCCCTGTCCAGGGCCTCGTCGGCCTCCGCGATCGGCAGGGCGAGCAGCGAGGCGGCGTTCGCCGGCTCGCATCCGGTCAGTGCGGCGCGCGCGGTGTGCAGCAGGCGCAGGCAGGCCTGGGCCGCGGCGAGTTCGGCATTCCTGGTCGCGTTCATGTCGATGGGCCCCTCGGCTCGGCGAAGACGTAGATGTAGAGACATGCGCTTCCACTCTTGCGCACGGGTCTGACAATTCGCCTTCGACGCGAGGGTCGAGAGGGGGTGCTCGGTCGTCGAACCCGGTCGATCGAACTCAGTCCGACGTACGGACCGTCGCGCGCCGTCCCAAGTTGAGCCGCAGGCCTTCCGGCATCAGCGTCAGGCGCTCCGCGACGCGCAGCCGGTAGCCCGGTTCGGGGTGCAGGTCGTAGCGGCGCAGGAGCAGGCCGAGTACCAACGTCGCCTCGTGCAGCGCGAATTGGCGGCCGATGCACGCGCGTGCCCCCGTGCCGAACGGCTTGAAGACATGTGGGGCGCGCGAGCGCACGGCCGCCGGAGCGAAGCGGTCCGGGTCGAAGGCCTCCGGGTCGTCACCCCACGCCTCCGGGTCGCGGTGCAGGAGCGATGTCAGGACCAGAGCCCAAGCGCCCCTGCGCATCGGGTGGACCCCGCCGAGCGTCGTGTCGACGTGGGCCTCGCGGGCGAACGCCGGAGCCGTCGGCCACAGCCGCAGGGACTCGTCGAGAACGCGGCGCAGATAGCGGAGCTTGGCCACCTGCTCGTACGCGGGCTCGTCCGCGTCGCCCCACACCCGCTCCACCTCCTCGCGCGCCTTCGCGAGGACGTCGGGGTGGTGCGCCAGATAGTGCAGCGCGAACGACAGCGCGCCCGACGTCGTCTCGTGCCCGGCGATGAGGAACGTGATGACCTGGCGCCGGATGTTCTCGGGGGAGAGGCGCTCCCCGGTGTCGGGGTGGGCGACCTGCAGCATGCGGTCGAGCAGGTCGCCCTGCCCGGCGGAGGGCGATCCGGACGCGGCCCGCCGGGCGGCGACGACGTCGTCCACGGTCCGGTTGAGATACGCCATGTCCGCGGCGTTGCGCCGCTCCGTGCTCCGCAGCAGCAGGGGAGCGAGCGCCGGTGGCACCACGTTGCGGCGCTGCGCGAACGACAGTGTGCCGACCATGGCGGTCACGAACGGGTGCGGCCGCTCCCGCTCGAACGACCCGAAGTCATGGCCGAAACCGGTCCGCGCGATCGTCTCCAGGGTCAGCTTCGTCATGTCGCCGGGCACGTCCACGGCCAGGCCCGCCGCCTCCCGGGCGTCCCAGGCCGCCATCAGGCGCCCCGCGACGTCCAGCATCAGCGGGTGGTAGCCCTCCATGGCGTCGCGGCCGAAACCGGGGGCGAGCACGTCGTGCGCCAGCTGCCAGTTGGGCTCGTGGTTGTACGCGGTGAACAGGCCGTCACCGGCCACCGGCCGCAGGTTGGCGACGCCCAGGCCGACATGCTTGGCGAAGCGTGACTCGTCCGCCATGTCGGCGGCGAACCGCGCGCCCCAGACGAACACAATCTCGTTCCCGAAGGCCTTGCGGCGGAAGACCGGCCCGAGCTCCTTGCCGATCCGCATCGAGTCCTGCACCGGCGTGCGCACGTTCGCGCCGAGGATGTCGCCGACGAGGGGAACGCGTCGCGGCGGGTGCGGAATCCGGTCGAGTCCGGGCCAGCCGAGCTCGGCGCTGCGAAAGCCCTTCGGCGGTGTCGAGTCCGTCGCCGGCCGCGTCAACTGAGCCATGATCCCCACCTGTTGGACGTAGAGAGTGCCTGTACCCGACCGTTGTTATACGTGGGTTCAATACGCGCCCCAGTGTGGTCCCGCTATTGAATTCACGTCAAGTAATTCGAGTAAGGTGCTGCCATGGCCGCCAGGGAGCAGGAGCGCACGCGCCGTCGGCTGAGCACCGAGGAGCGCCGCGAGCAGCTGCTCAGCGTGGGCGCGCGGCTGTTCGCGCAGAGCACGTACGACGACGTCTGGATCGAGCAGGTCGCCGAGATCGCCGGCGTCTCGCGCGGACTGCTCTACCACTACTTCCCGACGAAACGGGACTTCTTCGCCGCCGTCGTCCAGCGCGAGAGCGAGCGGATGCTGCGCCTGACCGCGGCCGTTCCCGGGATCCCCGTGCGCGACCAGATCGCCGTGGGCCTGGAGACGTTCCTGGGGTATGTGGAGGCCCACGGCGAGGGCTTCCGTGCCTTCCACCGGGCCGAGGCCGCGGGCGACCCGGCCGTGCGCGAGGTGTACCGGCAGGGCCTGGCGGCGCAGGAGCGCCAGATCGTCGAAGCGATCGCCGCCGACCCCGACCGGTCCCGTGCCGACGGTGAATCCCCCGTGCTCCGGCTCGCCGTACGCGGCTGGCTGGCCTTCATGGTGGCCGTGTGCCTCGAGTGGCTCGACGAGCCGGAGCTGACACGGGAGCAGGTGCGCGACCTGTGCGCGCGGGCCCTACTGGGCGCGATCACGCCGTAGCGCGCCGCGCGGGCCAGTCAGCCCCCTGGAGTGGCCTGGCCCGGAGTGACCTTGACGGGCTCCGTGCCGGTGCCGCTGTGCCGGTCCGCCCAGTTCCGCAGCGCCGTCCCGAAGGCGTGGTCGAGGTGGTGAAGACCGGACAGGTCGAGCACGACGGGCCGGTCCTGCGGCAGTGCCTCCAGGCTGTCGAGGATCTTCGGCAGCCGCAGGAACGTCGCGTTGCCCGTCAGATACACCTGGATCGGCCCGGCCCCCTTGTCTATGACGTCGAGCCGCACGTGCGAGGCCTCCCACGCCGTCTTGGCCACCGCGAGAGCGAGGCCGATGAGCACGCCCTCGAACATGCTGACCGCGACGATCGACACCGCCGTGACGACCAGCACCAGCGCCTCGCCCCGGTGGTCACGCCACAGCCCCGCGATCTGCGGTACGGGGATCAGCTTGCCGCCCGCGTGGACCAGGACGGCCGCGAGCGCGGCGACCGGGATCACGCCGAGCGCGGCGGGGAGCAGCGCCGCGAACAGCAGCAGCCACACACCGTGCAGGACCCGGGACGCCTTGGTGCGGGCGCCCGCCTGGACGTTGGCGGAGCTGCGCACGATCACCGCCGTCATCGGCAGCGCGCCGAGCAGCCCGCACACCGCGTTGCCGGTGCCCTGCGCGATCAGTTCCTTGTCGTACGAGGTGCGCGGCCCGTCGTGCATCCGGTCGACGGCGGCCGCGCTGAACAGGCTCTCGGCGGAGGCGATGAGGGTGAACGCGAGAACGGTGGCGACGACCCCGACGCTCGCGAGCTGCCCGAACGCGTCGGCGCCGGGCGGCTGTACGGACTCGATCAGACCCTGCACCTCGACCCGCGCGACCGGCAGCCCGAACCCGGCGGCCGCGAGTGTCGCGAGACCCACCGCGGCGAGCGGTGCGGGCACCACCTGGGCCGCCTTGGGTAGCCGCTTCCAGCCGAGAAGCACGACGATCGTGCCCACCCCCAGGGCGAGCGCGGTGAGCGCCGTCGGTGAGGTGGCCGATTCGATCAACAGCCCGGGCAGTCCGGCGAGTTTGCCGACACCCGACGCGGGCGCCGGTGTGTCGGCCATCGCGTAGAGCTGCCCGGCGATCAGCACGAGGCCGATCCCGGCGAGCATGCCCTCGACGACCGCTACGGAGATCGCCCGGAACCAGCGGCCCAGGCGCAGGCTGCCCATCAGGAGCTGGAGCAGCCCCGCCGCGAGCACGATGACGCCGAGCACCGGCAGGCCGTACGCCTGCACGGCCTCGTACACGAGAACGGTGAGCCCGGCCGCGGGCCCGCTCACCTGCAGACTGCTGCCGGGCATCGAGCCGGCCACGAGACCGCCCACGATGCCGGTGACGAGGCCCAGTTCGGCCGGGACGCCGGACGCCACGGCCACGCCCACGCACAGCGGCAGGGCGACCAGGAACACGACGAGAGACGCGGCGAAGTCCTGCCGCGGTACCAAACGCTTCACGAGCGCATACCTCCAGCGCGCCCCGTGCGGGGCGCGTAGTCCTACACGTGCGGAGTGTCACGGGAGGCGGGCAGGAGGGTGCGCCGAAGACGCGGGGGAACTGCTCCTGCCCTCGGGCGCTCTCAGCAGCGGAAGACCTGGAGTATGACGGGGAGGGAGTCGGCCGCCCGTCTCGGCTGGCGGTGCGGGGACCGCTCGCCGGCGCCCGCCGTCGGCGCGACACCCGGGTCCCCGGCCCGGACCTGCCACGGGCACGCGGCCCCGCGCACGGTGCCGTCGGGCACATACTCCTCCGCGCGGTACCGGTCGCGAGGCAGGTAGTGGTGGGACGAACTCCGGGGCAGCTCGGTGTCGTCGCAGGTGGCGACCGGGCCGCCGGTGTGCGTCACCGGCTGGTGCGCGGACGCGGACGTGGCGCCCTTGACCAGGAGTTGGAGGACGAGCATGCCGACGGTGAGGGCCATCAGGCAGGCCCTCGCTGTCGTCGTGCCCCGTGCCATCCGGTCGGCCCCCTGGTCGCG
This window contains:
- a CDS encoding MFS transporter is translated as MEPPINPDIRPETAPLPGLRGRLTIPVLAFGGILMAVMQTVVVPLLPDLPRLTGASPGAVSWTVTATLLAGAVLTPVLGRAGDMYGKRRVLLLALGLMTGGSVLCALTADIRVLIAARALQGAAAAVVPLSISILRDELPPHRTGSAVALMSSTVGIGAALGLPLAALIVQYANWHVMFWATSALGALGLALACWAVRESPVREPGRFDTVGAAGIAGGLVCLLLAVSQGGQWGWGSARVVGLFAGAVVILALWSWQQLRAERPLVDLRLAVGRRVGLPHLAALIAGFAFYANSLVTAQLVQAPRSSGYGLGLSIVQTGLCLLPNGVIMLLLSPVSARVSAARGPRVSLAIGGAAMALGYVVRIADSRDLWVIVLGAAIVSTGTTFAYSALPTLILRAVPAGQTASANGVNVLMRTIGQAVSSAAVAAILVHHATGAGFPSLRGYQMAFVMAGAVALVVIAAAFTVPADAADNGGRRSVSGTTGRTDKTLEGA
- a CDS encoding TetR family transcriptional regulator — encoded protein: MTSPAPTASAEAHSVPGVTEDHRSGPARRDAEETKAAIIRACRHLLARHAHTDITLKAVAERAGVSAPLILKYFGNKDALFSQVMNFEADVETFLDAPLEDLGRHMVRHLLTGQSEQGADPILRIVFAPLHGEQGDILRANFRTQVSDRLAERLHGPDTGLRAELAVSLLLGLGVMYGIARGPHVRSAPIEEIAERYGPAVQAQLTPGTLAG
- a CDS encoding nucleotidyltransferase domain-containing protein, translated to MTTAEEHPAATSDLLARFLAGLREVLSAPFSLWAHGSLAGGDYQEGRSDLDLVAVVPRPLKPDEQTRLTTLHERIDAELPLAARLHCSYMPQGDLDDPDRTHFTWAHQEAYARTVTPITRRELHTFGLVLHGDPIAGTLPPVDDRTLREYILADLAGYWRPRTGRRELWLENSWVDLGLMVVARATVTLRDGTLISKAEALAVLTELGAPADVVADIERRRYEGGPAESDPEWLARRAELTLDWLAPALDRTVAAHTADG
- a CDS encoding arylamine N-acetyltransferase family protein; translation: MDASRTDAYLRRIATPRPAAPTAQALRTLHLAHQRAVPFENLSIHLGEDISIDEDAIVAKLVDRHRGGFCYELNGGFAALLTALGFEVSLLQARVYGKEGHLGIPYDHLALRVRTVDGADLLADVGFGAHSHFPLDLGERGEQRDPGGVFRIAETKEGDLRVSKDGVPEYLLDQRPRELRDFEVGCWYNSTSPQSMFTRSLVCSLVTDEGRLTLSGRTLKTTVGGERHSTELTSDREVLDTYRDSFGIELDRLPTDPTA
- a CDS encoding cytochrome P450 family protein, which codes for MTIPPVVPHRIDPAGGCPHAANARLLERGAVAPVVLPGDVEGMVVLGHDALRDFLAHPDVAKSARHFTALSEGRIPDGWPLMTFATVQGMTTADDEDHRRLRSLVSRAFTARRVEALRPRVEELTGELLDGLDAAVSEGEDVVELRRRFALPLPMSVICELLGVDEEFRGRLHHLSGQVVATDIGPREAVAANRELVSVLAAVAASRTSRPGDDLTSALIAAREEDGDRLSEQELIGTLLLMIIAGHETTLNLITNAVRALCAHRDQLDLVQSGAASWSDVVEETLRWDSPVSYFPFRYPTRDLTVDGTLIPRGTPVLAGYSAAGRDRSAHGPDADRFDVTRASAARHLSLGHGPHYCLGAPLARLETTVALERLFTRFPDLDLAAPDAELGRKAGFVGNSVDQLPVRLRPVAGAA
- a CDS encoding cytochrome P450, encoding MAQLTRPATDSTPPKGFRSAELGWPGLDRIPHPPRRVPLVGDILGANVRTPVQDSMRIGKELGPVFRRKAFGNEIVFVWGARFAADMADESRFAKHVGLGVANLRPVAGDGLFTAYNHEPNWQLAHDVLAPGFGRDAMEGYHPLMLDVAGRLMAAWDAREAAGLAVDVPGDMTKLTLETIARTGFGHDFGSFERERPHPFVTAMVGTLSFAQRRNVVPPALAPLLLRSTERRNAADMAYLNRTVDDVVAARRAASGSPSAGQGDLLDRMLQVAHPDTGERLSPENIRRQVITFLIAGHETTSGALSFALHYLAHHPDVLAKAREEVERVWGDADEPAYEQVAKLRYLRRVLDESLRLWPTAPAFAREAHVDTTLGGVHPMRRGAWALVLTSLLHRDPEAWGDDPEAFDPDRFAPAAVRSRAPHVFKPFGTGARACIGRQFALHEATLVLGLLLRRYDLHPEPGYRLRVAERLTLMPEGLRLNLGRRATVRTSD
- a CDS encoding TetR/AcrR family transcriptional regulator; its protein translation is MAAREQERTRRRLSTEERREQLLSVGARLFAQSTYDDVWIEQVAEIAGVSRGLLYHYFPTKRDFFAAVVQRESERMLRLTAAVPGIPVRDQIAVGLETFLGYVEAHGEGFRAFHRAEAAGDPAVREVYRQGLAAQERQIVEAIAADPDRSRADGESPVLRLAVRGWLAFMVAVCLEWLDEPELTREQVRDLCARALLGAITP
- a CDS encoding SulP family inorganic anion transporter, which produces MKRLVPRQDFAASLVVFLVALPLCVGVAVASGVPAELGLVTGIVGGLVAGSMPGSSLQVSGPAAGLTVLVYEAVQAYGLPVLGVIVLAAGLLQLLMGSLRLGRWFRAISVAVVEGMLAGIGLVLIAGQLYAMADTPAPASGVGKLAGLPGLLIESATSPTALTALALGVGTIVVLLGWKRLPKAAQVVPAPLAAVGLATLAAAGFGLPVARVEVQGLIESVQPPGADAFGQLASVGVVATVLAFTLIASAESLFSAAAVDRMHDGPRTSYDKELIAQGTGNAVCGLLGALPMTAVIVRSSANVQAGARTKASRVLHGVWLLLFAALLPAALGVIPVAALAAVLVHAGGKLIPVPQIAGLWRDHRGEALVLVVTAVSIVAVSMFEGVLIGLALAVAKTAWEASHVRLDVIDKGAGPIQVYLTGNATFLRLPKILDSLEALPQDRPVVLDLSGLHHLDHAFGTALRNWADRHSGTGTEPVKVTPGQATPGG